In Rosa chinensis cultivar Old Blush chromosome 1, RchiOBHm-V2, whole genome shotgun sequence, a genomic segment contains:
- the LOC112191790 gene encoding disease resistance-like protein DSC1 has product MAASSSCSDSIPQEKHDVFLSFRGEDTRNNFTSHLYEALCRKKIQTYIDYKLERGDEISPALFKAIEESKLSVIIFSQNYASSGWCLEELVHILKCRDDQFVIPIFYGVDPSAVRKQFGSYADAFVEHEKRFKDSMDKVLRWRKALTTAANISGFDSQTIRPESDLVKIVVNDILAKLNLKSEMASGLEGLVGIEKHVRQVESLLCLDSQDVRTVGIWGMGGIGKTTIADVVFHLLSSQFEACCFIANVREASETRHGLNDLRNQLLRTVLKEDNLYVAAPSIGSMFARQRLCCTKALVVLDDVSDLGQVKFLVGGDRILFGPGNRIIVTARDKRMLGVDDDKIYKVNLLDCDEALELFHLRALTNLSPPTDYTTLSREVVDYAGGNPLALTILGSVIFCHCESKKDWEDELDRLKKFPNKRIQNVLRFSYDGLEENEREIFLDIACYHKGKYINEAKRILDASGFCANAGVKILVDMSLISVGKCSTLEMHDLIQEMGREIVRDECVKNPGKRSRLWLANDVRHVLTNNTVRAEYTLLKEKRPSKISATVAVNEKLDCWQSGVGSKSTVCSYIFCHWFQGTEDIECMAMNMDLIKDLYVNVASFEKMHKLRLLDLYSHPYTRGVNNLDLPPMHKLRLLDLYSHSYTRGVNKLHLPPGFVFLPEALKYLRWDFYPLTSLPSRFSSENLVELHMPDSRLEQLWNKGVQINLGSIKRIDLSYSEHLADVSALIESPNLERIRLGGCKSLVQLPSPFQNLAKLTSLNLNRCSNLKILPEMPGNLELLVLYQTAIEELPSSIWSLEKLQFLGLAICEELKNLPSSTCRLYSLPDLHLYRCRSLESLPVELPSELKELYLSDCESLGSLPAQLPSGLKKLELRNCKSLGSLPVELPSGLEYLDLSGCESLGSLPAQLPSGLKKLELRKCKSLGSLPVELPSGLEYLDLSDCESLGSLPVELPSGLKTLQLRSCKSLGSLPKLPWLLGLFDAHGCTSLETVSSPMRTAPIQGRDQYVNHSEKFEELLFMNCVKLDQSAQSNIMADAQLRVMRIATASRLLNKPSTINIVCPGNEIPKWMRYQSEGCSINIKLPPHWFRLGFLGYALCIVVAFNNYTPPDIDNYSYFGCETHHKTNNSHEVCWEALRISLPAILINSDHVFVWYFCPKFVRLESAINRQDWVKASEASFDFKLYQNIIQTPKEGNLFDPSTVRVKRCGVSLLYAQEIEKLLGGIDEDEVMEPKQTVEEEDIIIKTKRQRDESELSGSGTASFKEEYNDQLRPQSSKRKINIM; this is encoded by the exons ATGgccgcttcttcttcttgctctgATAGCATCCCTCAGGAGAAGCATGATGTTTTTCTTAGTTTCAGAGGCGAGGACACCCGGAATAATTTCACCAGCCATCTTTATGAGGCTTTATGTCGGAAAAAAATCCAAACTTACATAGATTACAAACTGGAGAGAGGGGATGAAATCTCACCTGCCCTTTTCAAAGCAATTGAAGAATCGAAGCTTTCGGTGATCATTTTCTCCCAAAACTATGCTTCTTCTGGATGGTGCTTGGAAGAACTTGTGCACATACTCAAATGCAGAGATGACCAGTTTGTTATACCCATCTTCTACGGGGTAGATCCATCAGCCGTACGCAAACAATTTGGGAGTTATGCAGATGCATTTGTTGAACATGAGAAACGTTTCAAGGACTCAATGGACAAGGTGCTCAGGTGGAGAAAGGCTTTGACAACAGCAGCCAATATATCTGGGTTTGATTCCCAAACAATTAG GCCGGAGTCTGATTTAGTTAAGATTGTGGTCAATGACATTTTGGCGAAATTGAATCTCAAATCGGAAATGGCAAGTGGTTTAGAGGGCCTGGTTGGAATCGAAAAACACGTCCGACAAGTTGAATCGTTATTATGCCTTGACTCACAGGATGTCCGGACCGTAGGTATTTGGGGTATGGGTGGTATCGGTAAGACCACTATTGCTGATGTTGTATTTcaccttctctcttctcaattcGAAGCTTGCTGCTTTATTGCAAATGTTAGGGAAGCATCAGAGACGAGACATGGACTAAATGATTTGCGAAATCAACTGCTTCGTACAGTACTTAAGGAAGACAATCTATATGTGGCCGCTCCATCTATTGGATCAATGTTTGCAAGACAGAGGCTTTGCTGTACAAAGGCCCTCgttgttcttgatgatgtgagtGATTTAGGCCAAGTAAAATTTTTGGTTGGAGGTGATCGTATCCTGTTTGGCCCTGGAAATAGAATCATTGTGACAGCTAGAGATAAGCGCATGCTTGGTGTTGACGATGATAAGATATATAAGGTTAACTTACTAGATTGTGATGAAGCTCTTGAGCTCTTTCATTTGAGAGCTTTAACAAATCTCTCCCCCCCAACGGATTATACAACTTTGTCAAGAGAGGTGGTAGATTATGCTGGGGGTAATCCATTGGCTCTTACAATCTTGGGCTCCGTAATATTCTGTCATTGCGAGAGCAAAAAGGACTGGGAAGATGAATTAGATAGATTGAAAAAATTTCCAAACAAAAGAATCCAGAATGTATTGAGGTTCAGTTATGATGGATTAGAAGAAAATGAGAGGGAGATATTTCTCGATATCGCCTGTTATCACAAAGGGAAGTATATTAATGAGGCAAAAAGAATTTTAGATGCCAGTGGTTTTTGTGCCAATGCAGGAGTAAAAATTCTCGTTGATATGTCTCTCATATCCGTGGGTAAATGTTCAACACTTGAGATGCATGATTTGATACAAGAAATGGGTCGGGAAATTGTTCGTGATGAATGTGTTAAAAATCCTGGAAAACGCAGTAGATTGTGGCTTGCAAATGATGTTCGTCATGTACTGACAAATAACACGGTAAGAGCCGAATACACTCTATTGAAAGAGAAAAGACCAAGCAAAATCtca GCTACTGTTGCTGTTAATGAGAAGCTTGATTGCTG GCAATCTGGAGTAGGAAGCAAG TCTACTGTGTGCTCATATATATTTTGCCATTGGTTTCAGGGTACTGAAGACATTGAGTGCATGGCCATGAATATGGATCTCATTAAAGATTTATATGTGAATGTTGCATCCTTCGAAAAGATGCATAAGCTAAGATTACTAGATCTATACTCACACCCGTACACCAGGGGTGTCAACAACTTGGACCTTCCTCCGATGCATAAGCTAAGATTACTAGATCTAtactcacactcgtacaccagGGGTGTCAACAAATTGCACCTTCCTCCAGGTTTCGTGTTTCTCCCTGAGGCCCTTAAATATCTGAGGTGGGATTTCTATCCTTTGACATCCCTGCCATCGAGGTTTTCTTCAGAAAATCTTGTCGAGCTTCATATGCCCGACAGCCGACTTGAGCAACTTTGGAATAAAGGCGTGCAG ATCAATCTTGGGAGCATAAAACGTATCGATCTTAGTTACTCCGAGCACCTGGCTGATGTTTCAGCTCTGATTGAGAGTCCAAATCTCGAGAGAATTCGCCTTGGGGGTTGTAAAAGTTTGGTTCAACTTCCTTCACCGTTTCAGAATCTTGCCAAGCTTACTTCTCTTAATCTGAATCGTTGCTCCAATCTCAAAATTCTCCCAGAGATGCCAGGCAATCTGGAACTCTTAGTGTTGTATCAGACTGCAATAGAAGAATTGCCTTCATCAATTTGGTCTCTCGAGAAGCTTCAGTTTTTGGGTCTTGCAATATGTGAAGAGCTTAAGAATCTTCCAAGCAGCACTTGTAGGTTATATTCGCTCCCAGATCTTCATCTATATCGCTGCCGCTCTCTTGAGTCTTTGCCTGTCGAGCTACCTTCTGAGCTGAAGGAATTGTACTTGAGCGATTGTGAGAGTCTTGGGTCTTTGCCTGCCCAGCTACCTTCTGGGCTGAAGAAACTGGAGTTGAGAAATTGCAAGAGTCTTGGGTCTTTGCCTGTCGAGCTACCTTCTGGGCTGGAGTACCTGGACTTGAGCGGTTGTGAGAGTCTTGGGTCTTTGCCTGCCCAGCTACCTTCTGGGCTGAAGAAACTGGAGTTGAGAAAATGCAAGAGTCTTGGGTCTTTGCCTGTCGAGCTACCTTCTGGGCTGGAGTACCTGGACTTGAGCGATTGTGAGAGTCTTGGGTCTTTGCCTGTCGAGCTACCTTCTGGGCTGAAGACACTGCAGTTGAGAAGTTGCAAGAGTCTTGGGTCTTTACCGAAGCTGCCATGGCTTCTGGGACTGTTTGATGCACATGGTTGCACGTCACTAGAGACGGTCTCAAGTCCGATGAGAACTGCACCCATACAAGGTAGGGATCAATATGTCAACCATTCTGAAAAATTCGAGGaacttttatttatgaattGCGTGAAATTGGATCAGAGTGCACAGAGCAACATAATGGCTGATGCACAGCTTAGAGTTATGCGAATTGCAACTGCATCACGTCTCCTCAATAAACCCAGTACGATTAATATTGTTTGTCCGGGAAATGAAATTCCAAAGTGGATGAGGTATCAAAGTGAGGGATGTTCGATAAATATCAAGCTTCCTCCTCATTGGTTTCGTCTAGGCTTCCTCGGTTACGCTCTATGCATTGTGGTTGCTTTCAACAACTATACGCCACCCGATATTGACAATTATTCCTACTTTGGTTGTGAAACCCATCACAAAACTAACAATAGTCACGAAGTTTGTTGGGAAGCCCTCCGTATAAGCCTACCAGCTATTCTCATCAATTCAGATCATGTGTTCGTGTGGTATTTCTGCCCTAAATTTGTTCGATTAGAAAGTGCAATCAATCGTCAGGATTGGGTAAAAGCATCCGAGGCCTCTTTTGACTTCAAGTTGTACCAAAATATTATTCAGACCCCAAAAGAAGGAAATCTCTTTGACCCCTCCACTGTGAGGGTGAAAAGGTGTGGAGTCTCCTTGTTGTATGCCCAAGAGATTGAAAAATTACTTGGAGGcattgatgaagatgaagttatggaaccaaaacaaacagtagaagaagaagatatcatCATCAAAACTAAGAGACAACGGGACGAGTCTGAACTCAGTGGAAGTGGAACTGCAAGCTTCAAAGAAGAATATAACGACCAACTACGTCCCCAGAGTAGTAAAAGGAAAATCAACATCATGTGA